The following proteins come from a genomic window of Castor canadensis chromosome 17, mCasCan1.hap1v2, whole genome shotgun sequence:
- the Traf7 gene encoding E3 ubiquitin-protein ligase TRAF7 isoform X1 codes for MSSGKSARYNRFSGGPTNLPSPDVSTGTRMETTFGPTFSAVTTIAKADGTSTYKQHRRTPSSSSTLAYSPRDEEDSMPPISTPRRSDSAISVRSLHSESSMSLRSTFSLPEEEEEPEPLVFAEQPSVKLCCQLCCSVFKDPVITTCGHTFCRRCALKSEKCPVDNAKLTVVVNNIAVAEQIGELFIHCRHGCRAVGAGKPSVFEVDPRGCPFTIKLSARKDHEGSCDYRPVRCPNNPSCPPLLKMNLEAHLKECEHIKCPHSKYGCAFIGNQDTYETHLETCRFEGLKEFLQQTDDRFHEMHVALAQKDQEIAFLRSMLGKLSEKIDQLEKSLELKFDVLDENQSKLSEDLMEFRRDASMLNDELSHINARLNMGILGSYDPQQIFKCKGTFVGHQGPVWCLCVYSMGDLLFSGSSDKTIKVWDTCTTYKCQKTLEGHDGIVLALCIQGCKLYSGSADCTIIVWDIQNLQKVNTIRAHDNPVCTLVSSHNMLFSGSLKAIKVWDIVGTELKLKKELTGLNHWVRALVAAQSYLYSGSYQTIKIWDIRTLDCIHVLQTSGGSVYSIAVTNHHIVCGTYENLIHVWDIESKEQVRTLTGHVGTVYALAVISTPDQTKVFSASYDRSLRVWSMDNMICTQTLLRHQGSVTALAVSRGRLFSGAVDSTVKVWTC; via the exons CTGATGGGACCAGCACATACAAACAACACCGCAGGACTCCCTCCTCCTCCAGCACCCTTGCCTACTCCCCACGGGACGAGGAGGACAGCATG CCCCCTATCAGCACTCCACGTCGCTCCGACTCCGCCATCTCCGTCCGCTCCCTGCACTCCGAATCCAGCATGTCCCTGCGCTCCACGTTCTCACtgcctgaggaggaggaggaaccg GAGCCGCTGGTGTTTGCCGAGCAGCCCTCAGTGAAGCTGTGCTGCCAGCTCTGCTGCAGTGTGTTCAAGGACCCTGTGATCACCACCTGTGGG CACACCTTCTGTAGAAGATGCGccttgaagtcag AGAAGTGTCCCGTGGACAACGCCAAGCTGACAGTGGTGGTAAACAACATTGCGGTGGCCGAGCAGATTGGGGAGCTCTTCATCCACTGCAGGCACGGTTGTCGAGCTGTGGGTGCTGGGAAGCCCAGTGTCTTCGAGGTGGACCCTCGGGGTTGCCCCTTCACCATCAAGCTCAGTGCCCGGAA GGACCACGAGGGAAGCTGTGACTACAGGCCTGTGCGCTGTCCCAACAACCCCAGCTGTCCACCACTGCTCAAGATGAACCTGGAGGCTCACCTTAAGGAGTGTGAGCACATCAAATGTCCTCACTCCAAGTATGG GTGTGCGTTCATTGGGAACCAGGACACGTATGAGACACATCTGGAGACATGCCGCTTCGAGGGTCTGAAGGAGTTCCTGCAGCAGACAGATGACCGCTTCCACGAGATGCATGTGGCACTGGCCCAGAAGGACCAGGAGATTGCCTTCTTGCGCTCTATGCTGGGCAAGCTCTCCGAGAAGATCGACCAACTAGAGAAGAGCCTTGAGCTCAAGTTTG ATGTCCTGGACGAGAACCAGAGCAAGCTCAGTGAGGACCTCATGGAGTTCCGGAGAGATGCGTCCATGTTGAAT GATGAGCTATCCCACATCAATGCACGGCTGAACATGGGCATCCTAGGAT CCTATGACCCTCAGCAGATCTTCAAGTGCAAAGGGACCTTCGTGGGTCATCAGGGCCCTGTCTGGTGTCTCTGTGTCTATTCCATGGGTGACCTGCTCTTTAGTGGCTCCTCTGACAAGACTATCAAG GTGTGGGACACGTGTACCACTTACAAGTGCCAGAAGACACTGGAGGGCCACGATGGGATTGTTCTGGCTCTCTGTATCCAGGG GTGCAAACTCTACAGTGGCTCTGCAGATTGCACCATCATC GTGTGGGACATCCAAAACCTGCAGAAGGTGAACACCATCCGGGCCCATGACAACCCCGTGTGCACACTGGTATCCTCACACAACATGCTCTTCAGTGGTTCCCTGAAGGCCATCAAG GTCTGGGACATCGTGGGCACCGAGCTGAAGTTGAAGAAGGAGCTCACAGGCCTTAACCACTGGGTTCGGGCCCTGGTGGCAGCCCAGAGCTACCTGTACAGTGGCTCCTACCAGACAATCAAG ATCTGGGACATCCGGACCCTCGACTGCATCCACGTCCTGCAGACATCTGGCGGCAGTGTCTACTCCATCGCTGTGACGAATCACCACATAGTCTGTGGCACTTACGAGAACCTCATCCAT GTGTGGGACATTGAATCCAAGGAGCAGGTGCGGACTCTAACAGGCCACGTGGGCACTGTGTATGCCTTGGCAGTCATCTCAACACCAGACCAGACCAAAGTATTCAGTGCATCCTATGACCGGTCCCTCAGG GTCTGGAGTATGGATAACATGATCTGCACACAGACCCTGCTGCGTCACCAGGGCAGTGTGACTGCACTGGCTGTGTCCCGGGGCCGGCTCTTCTCAGGGGCTGTGGATAGCACTGTGAAG GTTTGGACATGCTAA
- the Traf7 gene encoding E3 ubiquitin-protein ligase TRAF7 isoform X2, translated as METTFGPTFSAVTTIAKADGTSTYKQHRRTPSSSSTLAYSPRDEEDSMPPISTPRRSDSAISVRSLHSESSMSLRSTFSLPEEEEEPEPLVFAEQPSVKLCCQLCCSVFKDPVITTCGHTFCRRCALKSEKCPVDNAKLTVVVNNIAVAEQIGELFIHCRHGCRAVGAGKPSVFEVDPRGCPFTIKLSARKDHEGSCDYRPVRCPNNPSCPPLLKMNLEAHLKECEHIKCPHSKYGCAFIGNQDTYETHLETCRFEGLKEFLQQTDDRFHEMHVALAQKDQEIAFLRSMLGKLSEKIDQLEKSLELKFDVLDENQSKLSEDLMEFRRDASMLNDELSHINARLNMGILGSYDPQQIFKCKGTFVGHQGPVWCLCVYSMGDLLFSGSSDKTIKVWDTCTTYKCQKTLEGHDGIVLALCIQGCKLYSGSADCTIIVWDIQNLQKVNTIRAHDNPVCTLVSSHNMLFSGSLKAIKVWDIVGTELKLKKELTGLNHWVRALVAAQSYLYSGSYQTIKIWDIRTLDCIHVLQTSGGSVYSIAVTNHHIVCGTYENLIHVWDIESKEQVRTLTGHVGTVYALAVISTPDQTKVFSASYDRSLRVWSMDNMICTQTLLRHQGSVTALAVSRGRLFSGAVDSTVKVWTC; from the exons CTGATGGGACCAGCACATACAAACAACACCGCAGGACTCCCTCCTCCTCCAGCACCCTTGCCTACTCCCCACGGGACGAGGAGGACAGCATG CCCCCTATCAGCACTCCACGTCGCTCCGACTCCGCCATCTCCGTCCGCTCCCTGCACTCCGAATCCAGCATGTCCCTGCGCTCCACGTTCTCACtgcctgaggaggaggaggaaccg GAGCCGCTGGTGTTTGCCGAGCAGCCCTCAGTGAAGCTGTGCTGCCAGCTCTGCTGCAGTGTGTTCAAGGACCCTGTGATCACCACCTGTGGG CACACCTTCTGTAGAAGATGCGccttgaagtcag AGAAGTGTCCCGTGGACAACGCCAAGCTGACAGTGGTGGTAAACAACATTGCGGTGGCCGAGCAGATTGGGGAGCTCTTCATCCACTGCAGGCACGGTTGTCGAGCTGTGGGTGCTGGGAAGCCCAGTGTCTTCGAGGTGGACCCTCGGGGTTGCCCCTTCACCATCAAGCTCAGTGCCCGGAA GGACCACGAGGGAAGCTGTGACTACAGGCCTGTGCGCTGTCCCAACAACCCCAGCTGTCCACCACTGCTCAAGATGAACCTGGAGGCTCACCTTAAGGAGTGTGAGCACATCAAATGTCCTCACTCCAAGTATGG GTGTGCGTTCATTGGGAACCAGGACACGTATGAGACACATCTGGAGACATGCCGCTTCGAGGGTCTGAAGGAGTTCCTGCAGCAGACAGATGACCGCTTCCACGAGATGCATGTGGCACTGGCCCAGAAGGACCAGGAGATTGCCTTCTTGCGCTCTATGCTGGGCAAGCTCTCCGAGAAGATCGACCAACTAGAGAAGAGCCTTGAGCTCAAGTTTG ATGTCCTGGACGAGAACCAGAGCAAGCTCAGTGAGGACCTCATGGAGTTCCGGAGAGATGCGTCCATGTTGAAT GATGAGCTATCCCACATCAATGCACGGCTGAACATGGGCATCCTAGGAT CCTATGACCCTCAGCAGATCTTCAAGTGCAAAGGGACCTTCGTGGGTCATCAGGGCCCTGTCTGGTGTCTCTGTGTCTATTCCATGGGTGACCTGCTCTTTAGTGGCTCCTCTGACAAGACTATCAAG GTGTGGGACACGTGTACCACTTACAAGTGCCAGAAGACACTGGAGGGCCACGATGGGATTGTTCTGGCTCTCTGTATCCAGGG GTGCAAACTCTACAGTGGCTCTGCAGATTGCACCATCATC GTGTGGGACATCCAAAACCTGCAGAAGGTGAACACCATCCGGGCCCATGACAACCCCGTGTGCACACTGGTATCCTCACACAACATGCTCTTCAGTGGTTCCCTGAAGGCCATCAAG GTCTGGGACATCGTGGGCACCGAGCTGAAGTTGAAGAAGGAGCTCACAGGCCTTAACCACTGGGTTCGGGCCCTGGTGGCAGCCCAGAGCTACCTGTACAGTGGCTCCTACCAGACAATCAAG ATCTGGGACATCCGGACCCTCGACTGCATCCACGTCCTGCAGACATCTGGCGGCAGTGTCTACTCCATCGCTGTGACGAATCACCACATAGTCTGTGGCACTTACGAGAACCTCATCCAT GTGTGGGACATTGAATCCAAGGAGCAGGTGCGGACTCTAACAGGCCACGTGGGCACTGTGTATGCCTTGGCAGTCATCTCAACACCAGACCAGACCAAAGTATTCAGTGCATCCTATGACCGGTCCCTCAGG GTCTGGAGTATGGATAACATGATCTGCACACAGACCCTGCTGCGTCACCAGGGCAGTGTGACTGCACTGGCTGTGTCCCGGGGCCGGCTCTTCTCAGGGGCTGTGGATAGCACTGTGAAG GTTTGGACATGCTAA
- the Traf7 gene encoding E3 ubiquitin-protein ligase TRAF7 isoform X3 encodes MPPISTPRRSDSAISVRSLHSESSMSLRSTFSLPEEEEEPEPLVFAEQPSVKLCCQLCCSVFKDPVITTCGHTFCRRCALKSEKCPVDNAKLTVVVNNIAVAEQIGELFIHCRHGCRAVGAGKPSVFEVDPRGCPFTIKLSARKDHEGSCDYRPVRCPNNPSCPPLLKMNLEAHLKECEHIKCPHSKYGCAFIGNQDTYETHLETCRFEGLKEFLQQTDDRFHEMHVALAQKDQEIAFLRSMLGKLSEKIDQLEKSLELKFDVLDENQSKLSEDLMEFRRDASMLNDELSHINARLNMGILGSYDPQQIFKCKGTFVGHQGPVWCLCVYSMGDLLFSGSSDKTIKVWDTCTTYKCQKTLEGHDGIVLALCIQGCKLYSGSADCTIIVWDIQNLQKVNTIRAHDNPVCTLVSSHNMLFSGSLKAIKVWDIVGTELKLKKELTGLNHWVRALVAAQSYLYSGSYQTIKIWDIRTLDCIHVLQTSGGSVYSIAVTNHHIVCGTYENLIHVWDIESKEQVRTLTGHVGTVYALAVISTPDQTKVFSASYDRSLRVWSMDNMICTQTLLRHQGSVTALAVSRGRLFSGAVDSTVKVWTC; translated from the exons ATG CCCCCTATCAGCACTCCACGTCGCTCCGACTCCGCCATCTCCGTCCGCTCCCTGCACTCCGAATCCAGCATGTCCCTGCGCTCCACGTTCTCACtgcctgaggaggaggaggaaccg GAGCCGCTGGTGTTTGCCGAGCAGCCCTCAGTGAAGCTGTGCTGCCAGCTCTGCTGCAGTGTGTTCAAGGACCCTGTGATCACCACCTGTGGG CACACCTTCTGTAGAAGATGCGccttgaagtcag AGAAGTGTCCCGTGGACAACGCCAAGCTGACAGTGGTGGTAAACAACATTGCGGTGGCCGAGCAGATTGGGGAGCTCTTCATCCACTGCAGGCACGGTTGTCGAGCTGTGGGTGCTGGGAAGCCCAGTGTCTTCGAGGTGGACCCTCGGGGTTGCCCCTTCACCATCAAGCTCAGTGCCCGGAA GGACCACGAGGGAAGCTGTGACTACAGGCCTGTGCGCTGTCCCAACAACCCCAGCTGTCCACCACTGCTCAAGATGAACCTGGAGGCTCACCTTAAGGAGTGTGAGCACATCAAATGTCCTCACTCCAAGTATGG GTGTGCGTTCATTGGGAACCAGGACACGTATGAGACACATCTGGAGACATGCCGCTTCGAGGGTCTGAAGGAGTTCCTGCAGCAGACAGATGACCGCTTCCACGAGATGCATGTGGCACTGGCCCAGAAGGACCAGGAGATTGCCTTCTTGCGCTCTATGCTGGGCAAGCTCTCCGAGAAGATCGACCAACTAGAGAAGAGCCTTGAGCTCAAGTTTG ATGTCCTGGACGAGAACCAGAGCAAGCTCAGTGAGGACCTCATGGAGTTCCGGAGAGATGCGTCCATGTTGAAT GATGAGCTATCCCACATCAATGCACGGCTGAACATGGGCATCCTAGGAT CCTATGACCCTCAGCAGATCTTCAAGTGCAAAGGGACCTTCGTGGGTCATCAGGGCCCTGTCTGGTGTCTCTGTGTCTATTCCATGGGTGACCTGCTCTTTAGTGGCTCCTCTGACAAGACTATCAAG GTGTGGGACACGTGTACCACTTACAAGTGCCAGAAGACACTGGAGGGCCACGATGGGATTGTTCTGGCTCTCTGTATCCAGGG GTGCAAACTCTACAGTGGCTCTGCAGATTGCACCATCATC GTGTGGGACATCCAAAACCTGCAGAAGGTGAACACCATCCGGGCCCATGACAACCCCGTGTGCACACTGGTATCCTCACACAACATGCTCTTCAGTGGTTCCCTGAAGGCCATCAAG GTCTGGGACATCGTGGGCACCGAGCTGAAGTTGAAGAAGGAGCTCACAGGCCTTAACCACTGGGTTCGGGCCCTGGTGGCAGCCCAGAGCTACCTGTACAGTGGCTCCTACCAGACAATCAAG ATCTGGGACATCCGGACCCTCGACTGCATCCACGTCCTGCAGACATCTGGCGGCAGTGTCTACTCCATCGCTGTGACGAATCACCACATAGTCTGTGGCACTTACGAGAACCTCATCCAT GTGTGGGACATTGAATCCAAGGAGCAGGTGCGGACTCTAACAGGCCACGTGGGCACTGTGTATGCCTTGGCAGTCATCTCAACACCAGACCAGACCAAAGTATTCAGTGCATCCTATGACCGGTCCCTCAGG GTCTGGAGTATGGATAACATGATCTGCACACAGACCCTGCTGCGTCACCAGGGCAGTGTGACTGCACTGGCTGTGTCCCGGGGCCGGCTCTTCTCAGGGGCTGTGGATAGCACTGTGAAG GTTTGGACATGCTAA
- the Traf7 gene encoding E3 ubiquitin-protein ligase TRAF7 isoform X4, with protein MSLRSTFSLPEEEEEPEPLVFAEQPSVKLCCQLCCSVFKDPVITTCGHTFCRRCALKSEKCPVDNAKLTVVVNNIAVAEQIGELFIHCRHGCRAVGAGKPSVFEVDPRGCPFTIKLSARKDHEGSCDYRPVRCPNNPSCPPLLKMNLEAHLKECEHIKCPHSKYGCAFIGNQDTYETHLETCRFEGLKEFLQQTDDRFHEMHVALAQKDQEIAFLRSMLGKLSEKIDQLEKSLELKFDVLDENQSKLSEDLMEFRRDASMLNDELSHINARLNMGILGSYDPQQIFKCKGTFVGHQGPVWCLCVYSMGDLLFSGSSDKTIKVWDTCTTYKCQKTLEGHDGIVLALCIQGCKLYSGSADCTIIVWDIQNLQKVNTIRAHDNPVCTLVSSHNMLFSGSLKAIKVWDIVGTELKLKKELTGLNHWVRALVAAQSYLYSGSYQTIKIWDIRTLDCIHVLQTSGGSVYSIAVTNHHIVCGTYENLIHVWDIESKEQVRTLTGHVGTVYALAVISTPDQTKVFSASYDRSLRVWSMDNMICTQTLLRHQGSVTALAVSRGRLFSGAVDSTVKVWTC; from the exons ATGTCCCTGCGCTCCACGTTCTCACtgcctgaggaggaggaggaaccg GAGCCGCTGGTGTTTGCCGAGCAGCCCTCAGTGAAGCTGTGCTGCCAGCTCTGCTGCAGTGTGTTCAAGGACCCTGTGATCACCACCTGTGGG CACACCTTCTGTAGAAGATGCGccttgaagtcag AGAAGTGTCCCGTGGACAACGCCAAGCTGACAGTGGTGGTAAACAACATTGCGGTGGCCGAGCAGATTGGGGAGCTCTTCATCCACTGCAGGCACGGTTGTCGAGCTGTGGGTGCTGGGAAGCCCAGTGTCTTCGAGGTGGACCCTCGGGGTTGCCCCTTCACCATCAAGCTCAGTGCCCGGAA GGACCACGAGGGAAGCTGTGACTACAGGCCTGTGCGCTGTCCCAACAACCCCAGCTGTCCACCACTGCTCAAGATGAACCTGGAGGCTCACCTTAAGGAGTGTGAGCACATCAAATGTCCTCACTCCAAGTATGG GTGTGCGTTCATTGGGAACCAGGACACGTATGAGACACATCTGGAGACATGCCGCTTCGAGGGTCTGAAGGAGTTCCTGCAGCAGACAGATGACCGCTTCCACGAGATGCATGTGGCACTGGCCCAGAAGGACCAGGAGATTGCCTTCTTGCGCTCTATGCTGGGCAAGCTCTCCGAGAAGATCGACCAACTAGAGAAGAGCCTTGAGCTCAAGTTTG ATGTCCTGGACGAGAACCAGAGCAAGCTCAGTGAGGACCTCATGGAGTTCCGGAGAGATGCGTCCATGTTGAAT GATGAGCTATCCCACATCAATGCACGGCTGAACATGGGCATCCTAGGAT CCTATGACCCTCAGCAGATCTTCAAGTGCAAAGGGACCTTCGTGGGTCATCAGGGCCCTGTCTGGTGTCTCTGTGTCTATTCCATGGGTGACCTGCTCTTTAGTGGCTCCTCTGACAAGACTATCAAG GTGTGGGACACGTGTACCACTTACAAGTGCCAGAAGACACTGGAGGGCCACGATGGGATTGTTCTGGCTCTCTGTATCCAGGG GTGCAAACTCTACAGTGGCTCTGCAGATTGCACCATCATC GTGTGGGACATCCAAAACCTGCAGAAGGTGAACACCATCCGGGCCCATGACAACCCCGTGTGCACACTGGTATCCTCACACAACATGCTCTTCAGTGGTTCCCTGAAGGCCATCAAG GTCTGGGACATCGTGGGCACCGAGCTGAAGTTGAAGAAGGAGCTCACAGGCCTTAACCACTGGGTTCGGGCCCTGGTGGCAGCCCAGAGCTACCTGTACAGTGGCTCCTACCAGACAATCAAG ATCTGGGACATCCGGACCCTCGACTGCATCCACGTCCTGCAGACATCTGGCGGCAGTGTCTACTCCATCGCTGTGACGAATCACCACATAGTCTGTGGCACTTACGAGAACCTCATCCAT GTGTGGGACATTGAATCCAAGGAGCAGGTGCGGACTCTAACAGGCCACGTGGGCACTGTGTATGCCTTGGCAGTCATCTCAACACCAGACCAGACCAAAGTATTCAGTGCATCCTATGACCGGTCCCTCAGG GTCTGGAGTATGGATAACATGATCTGCACACAGACCCTGCTGCGTCACCAGGGCAGTGTGACTGCACTGGCTGTGTCCCGGGGCCGGCTCTTCTCAGGGGCTGTGGATAGCACTGTGAAG GTTTGGACATGCTAA